In Clostridia bacterium, a single genomic region encodes these proteins:
- a CDS encoding NADH-quinone oxidoreductase subunit H has translation MLGALWLIGGGLAAIVLGLVLALLFKGIDRKLAARLQGRIGPPVWQPFWDLRKLLLKETIVPENSIPWLFNFAPVLALAATLTVLFYLPLGNLWPLLGQEGDLILILYLLTLPAVAMVVGGFASGSPYAAVGAQREMVMMMSYEFPLAAVMITLAWKLSLTAGAGAAWAGAPPFSLAAFSLCPVWGTVELAGGVGLVLALAALVMVTPAELSNLPFDAPEAHEELAGGLLAEYSGRNLALFYLADAVKTLVLAALIVALFFPYGLSGPLSLGGWWAVLVDFVFFWVKVLAVMLAAVTYFRVVLARFKIDQIAYAYWMPVLGISVVGLVLVALDHFLI, from the coding sequence GTGCTCGGCGCTTTATGGCTGATCGGCGGCGGTTTGGCGGCAATAGTCCTGGGACTGGTTCTGGCCTTGCTCTTTAAGGGCATCGACCGCAAGCTGGCGGCAAGGCTGCAGGGCCGGATCGGCCCGCCCGTCTGGCAGCCCTTCTGGGACCTGCGCAAGCTTTTGCTCAAGGAAACCATCGTTCCCGAGAACAGCATCCCCTGGCTCTTCAACTTCGCGCCGGTGCTGGCCCTGGCCGCCACCTTGACCGTGCTCTTCTACCTGCCTCTGGGCAACCTATGGCCCCTCCTGGGCCAGGAGGGCGACCTCATCCTCATCCTCTACCTCCTCACCCTGCCGGCGGTGGCCATGGTGGTGGGGGGCTTCGCCTCGGGCTCGCCCTACGCCGCCGTGGGCGCCCAGAGGGAAATGGTAATGATGATGAGCTACGAGTTCCCCCTGGCGGCGGTGATGATCACCCTGGCCTGGAAGCTGAGCCTCACCGCGGGCGCCGGGGCGGCCTGGGCCGGCGCGCCTCCTTTTTCCCTGGCCGCCTTCAGCCTCTGCCCGGTGTGGGGCACGGTAGAGCTGGCGGGCGGGGTAGGGCTTGTCCTGGCCCTGGCGGCGCTGGTCATGGTCACGCCGGCCGAACTCTCCAACCTTCCTTTCGACGCGCCGGAGGCGCACGAAGAACTGGCCGGGGGGCTCTTGGCTGAGTACTCAGGCCGCAACCTGGCCCTGTTCTACCTGGCCGACGCGGTCAAGACCCTGGTGCTGGCCGCCCTGATCGTGGCCCTCTTCTTCCCCTACGGCCTTTCCGGCCCCCTTTCCCTGGGCGGCTGGTGGGCAGTACTGGTGGACTTCGTCTTCTTCTGGGTGAAGGTGCTGGCGGTGATGCTGGCCGCGGTCACCTACTTCCGGGTGGTGCTGGCCCGCTTCAAGATCGACCAGATCGCCTACGCCTACTGGATGCCGGTGCTGGGCATAAGCGTGGTAGGGCTCGTTCTGGTGGCCCTGGACCACTTCCTAATCTAG
- a CDS encoding nickel-dependent hydrogenase large subunit: MAEHTYTYRIPFGPVHPGLKEPVSFVFELEGERVRSMRFKPGWVHRGIEYMGMQRNPIQVIYLAERICGICSVSHALNFCLAVEYALGITVPPRADYLRTVVAELERLHSHILWAGVAAHMLGFDSLFYYTWRVREEVMDVLEYLTGNRVNYGFMTIGGVRRDLTPEGAAKVRENLKHYRELFDRLKQAFLDDPSIRLRTRGVGVLPERAAWETGAVGPTKRASGIPADLRQDLPYCAYADLAVEAVTPAKLGAETLGDVYDRVLVRLGEVAQSLDILEACLDNLPSGPAVAEPKLTRLLNSLKQAGGEATSALEAPRGEVYHFVRLAEGEENVAVWKVRAPTYANLAALVPMMEGAQIADIPIIVASIDPCLSCTDRMLAVRSTPAGGREVLTGEELLRLCAEKTRRVVPCSALYG; the protein is encoded by the coding sequence ATGGCCGAGCATACCTACACCTACCGCATCCCCTTCGGGCCGGTGCACCCGGGGCTGAAAGAGCCGGTAAGCTTCGTCTTCGAGCTCGAGGGCGAGCGGGTCAGGTCGATGCGCTTCAAACCCGGCTGGGTTCACCGGGGCATCGAGTACATGGGCATGCAGAGGAACCCCATCCAGGTAATCTACCTGGCGGAGCGCATCTGCGGCATCTGCTCCGTATCCCACGCCCTGAACTTCTGCCTGGCGGTGGAATACGCCCTGGGCATAACGGTACCGCCCCGGGCGGACTATCTGCGCACCGTGGTAGCGGAGCTGGAGCGGCTGCACTCCCACATCCTCTGGGCGGGCGTGGCCGCGCACATGCTGGGCTTCGACTCCCTCTTTTACTACACCTGGCGGGTCCGGGAAGAGGTCATGGACGTGCTGGAGTACCTCACCGGGAACCGCGTGAACTACGGGTTTATGACCATCGGCGGCGTGCGCCGGGACCTTACTCCCGAGGGCGCGGCCAAGGTGCGGGAGAATCTGAAGCATTACCGGGAACTCTTTGACCGGCTGAAGCAGGCCTTCCTGGACGACCCCAGCATCCGCCTCCGTACCCGGGGGGTGGGGGTGCTGCCCGAGCGGGCGGCCTGGGAGACCGGCGCCGTGGGCCCCACCAAGCGGGCCTCGGGCATCCCCGCCGACCTGCGCCAGGACCTGCCCTACTGCGCCTACGCGGACCTGGCGGTGGAGGCCGTAACCCCGGCGAAGCTCGGCGCCGAGACCCTCGGCGACGTCTACGACCGCGTCCTGGTGCGGCTGGGGGAGGTGGCCCAGTCCCTCGACATCCTGGAGGCCTGCCTGGATAACCTGCCTTCCGGGCCGGCGGTGGCCGAGCCCAAACTGACCAGGCTGCTCAACAGCCTGAAGCAGGCCGGGGGCGAGGCTACCAGCGCCCTGGAGGCGCCGCGGGGGGAGGTCTACCACTTCGTGCGGCTGGCCGAAGGGGAGGAAAACGTGGCGGTGTGGAAGGTCCGGGCTCCCACCTACGCCAACCTGGCGGCCCTGGTGCCCATGATGGAAGGGGCGCAGATAGCGGACATTCCCATCATCGTGGCCTCCATCGACCCCTGCCTTTCCTGCACCGACCGGATGCTGGCGGTGAGAAGCACCCCGGCCGGCGGCCGCGAGGTGCTGACCGGGGAGGAACTGTTGCGCCTCTGCGCGGAAAAGACGAGGAGGGTGGTGCCGTGCTCGGCGCTTTATGGCTGA
- a CDS encoding NADH-quinone oxidoreductase subunit C, whose protein sequence is MESRELIRLLEERLGPAFEVTRVQSVSAGSKGYTYEVIWARVGRESLREAVTALKECEEREGRLPHLAVISAADLGESIELVYHFELGWGRPRAAVPLNLSVTVPKEDPRVPSLSDLLPGAFITEREKEEMIGVVVDGLPETGNLFLPEDFPAGVYPWRKDEHGVQSLLRELE, encoded by the coding sequence ATGGAAAGCCGGGAATTGATCCGGTTGCTGGAGGAGCGGCTGGGTCCGGCCTTTGAGGTAACGCGGGTGCAGAGTGTGAGCGCGGGCAGCAAGGGCTATACCTACGAGGTTATCTGGGCCCGGGTGGGGCGGGAAAGCCTGCGGGAGGCGGTGACGGCCCTGAAGGAGTGCGAGGAGCGGGAGGGCCGGCTGCCGCACCTGGCGGTGATCTCCGCCGCCGACCTGGGGGAGAGCATAGAGCTGGTCTACCACTTCGAGCTGGGCTGGGGCCGGCCCCGGGCCGCGGTGCCCCTCAATTTGAGCGTGACCGTGCCCAAGGAAGACCCCCGCGTGCCCTCCTTATCCGACCTCCTTCCCGGCGCCTTCATCACCGAGCGGGAAAAAGAGGAGATGATCGGGGTGGTGGTGGACGGCCTGCCGGAAACCGGCAACCTCTTCCTGCCCGAGGATTTCCCCGCCGGGGTCTACCCCTGGCGCAAGGACGAGCACGGCGTGCAGTCGCTGCTGCGAGAACTGGAGTGA
- a CDS encoding NADH-quinone oxidoreductase subunit B family protein, with protein sequence MNLAYRRALWVFHLNTGSCNGCDIEILACLTPRYDVERFGIKLVASPRHADVLLVTGPVVRGMDERARRIYEQMPGPKAVIVVGTCGASGGVFHHSYNLVGPVDKVLPVDVYVPGCPPRPEAVIQGVVRCWAKLERAAAKGRAAEGVG encoded by the coding sequence GTGAACCTTGCCTATCGCCGGGCGCTGTGGGTTTTTCACCTGAACACCGGTTCCTGTAACGGCTGCGACATCGAGATCCTGGCCTGCCTTACTCCCCGCTACGACGTGGAGCGCTTCGGCATCAAGCTGGTGGCCTCGCCCCGCCACGCGGACGTGCTTTTAGTCACCGGGCCGGTGGTGCGGGGCATGGACGAGCGAGCCCGCCGCATCTACGAGCAGATGCCCGGCCCCAAGGCGGTGATCGTGGTGGGCACCTGCGGCGCCAGCGGCGGGGTATTCCACCATTCCTACAACCTGGTCGGCCCGGTGGACAAGGTGCTGCCGGTGGACGTGTACGTTCCCGGCTGCCCGCCCCGGCCGGAGGCCGTAATCCAGGGCGTGGTCCGGTGCTGGGCCAAGCTGGAGCGGGCCGCGGCCAAGGGCCGGGCGGCAGAAGGGGTGGGCTGA
- a CDS encoding hydrogenase: MLETLVTGSGFWHPIFWLVALALALAITLIIRALGRAGYQKGTEQTKPFLSGQPEREKEHLRAGNIYWGFLEALRGYYRPLQAGHTGIAADYLAWFVAGLVIISIVLLWS, encoded by the coding sequence GTGTTGGAGACCCTGGTTACCGGAAGCGGCTTCTGGCACCCTATTTTCTGGCTTGTGGCCCTGGCCCTGGCCCTGGCCATTACCCTCATTATCCGGGCTCTAGGCCGGGCGGGCTACCAGAAGGGAACCGAGCAGACCAAGCCCTTCTTGTCCGGGCAGCCGGAAAGGGAAAAGGAGCACCTGCGGGCGGGAAACATCTACTGGGGCTTTCTCGAAGCCCTCAGGGGTTACTACCGGCCGCTGCAGGCCGGGCACACCGGCATAGCCGCCGACTACCTGGCCTGGTTCGTGGCCGGGCTGGTGATCATAAGCATAGTTTTACTCTGGAGCTGA
- a CDS encoding NADH:ubiquinone oxidoreductase yields MTANLAVHAPILVVAVPLLAAFATPLVSRLGEAARKTWLILAVAATFLWVLVLLDRVLNLGPQVYVFGATHPGLALPSGLRFPVRIIFEVDAMSAFMVLSASLVALATAVYSLRFMEGSDGLDKFTSLFLLLLAGMLGMELTGDAFNFFVFLEVSSIAASALVAFWRQEPEPAEAGFKYLLLGTFGALLVLVAVGILYGRYDALNFASLAAQLRVGPVEKLALALLVAALAMKAGAVPLHFVTPDAYSRAPAVVTAILVSVSQASLYGLFRVAFSLYGLNLPSTAVLGWVIIVLGLLSMFVGVTMAIPQHDVKRLMAYHAVSQTGYMLLGVGVGLAVLADPVAFREYGLKAMEGGIFHIINHAMYKGLLFLTAGALFYRTGTEDLNVMGGLAHRMRFTTVCFMIGAAAIAGLPPFNGFASKLLIYESVYRFNPVLAVIAMVVSILTLASFVKVFQSAFLGPELPAYRKVEEVPAGMRVGMGVLAAVVVFFGLFPQLIVNTLVSPAAQALAQQAVYIAQVMGGR; encoded by the coding sequence GTGACAGCGAACCTGGCCGTTCACGCTCCCATACTGGTCGTAGCCGTGCCCCTTCTGGCCGCCTTTGCCACCCCGCTGGTGAGCCGCCTGGGGGAAGCCGCCCGCAAGACCTGGCTGATCCTGGCCGTGGCCGCCACCTTCCTCTGGGTGCTGGTGCTGCTGGACCGGGTCCTGAACCTGGGCCCGCAGGTGTACGTGTTCGGCGCCACCCACCCGGGCCTGGCGCTGCCCTCGGGCCTGCGCTTCCCGGTGCGCATAATCTTCGAAGTGGACGCCATGAGCGCCTTCATGGTTCTCTCCGCCTCGCTGGTGGCCCTGGCCACCGCCGTGTACAGCCTGCGCTTCATGGAGGGCTCGGACGGGCTGGACAAGTTCACCAGCCTCTTCCTGCTGCTGCTGGCCGGCATGCTGGGCATGGAGCTCACCGGCGACGCCTTTAACTTCTTCGTCTTCCTGGAGGTAAGCTCCATCGCCGCCTCCGCCCTGGTGGCCTTCTGGAGGCAGGAGCCCGAGCCCGCCGAGGCCGGCTTCAAGTACCTGCTCCTGGGCACCTTCGGAGCGCTGCTGGTGCTCGTGGCCGTAGGCATTCTCTACGGCCGCTACGACGCCCTGAACTTCGCTTCCCTGGCCGCCCAGTTGCGGGTGGGGCCGGTGGAAAAGCTGGCGCTGGCCCTGTTGGTGGCCGCCTTGGCCATGAAGGCCGGAGCCGTGCCCCTGCACTTCGTCACCCCGGACGCCTACTCCCGGGCGCCGGCGGTGGTCACGGCCATACTGGTCAGCGTGAGCCAGGCGAGCCTCTACGGCCTCTTCCGGGTGGCCTTCAGCCTTTACGGGCTTAACCTGCCCTCCACCGCCGTCCTGGGCTGGGTGATAATCGTCCTGGGCCTGCTCTCCATGTTCGTGGGCGTGACCATGGCCATTCCCCAGCACGACGTCAAGCGGCTCATGGCCTACCACGCCGTCTCCCAGACCGGCTACATGCTGCTGGGGGTGGGGGTGGGCCTGGCGGTGCTCGCCGATCCGGTGGCCTTCAGGGAGTACGGCCTCAAGGCCATGGAAGGCGGCATATTCCACATCATCAACCACGCCATGTACAAGGGGCTTCTGTTCCTCACCGCCGGCGCGCTATTCTACCGGACCGGCACCGAGGACCTCAACGTCATGGGCGGGCTGGCCCACCGCATGCGCTTCACCACGGTCTGCTTCATGATCGGCGCCGCGGCCATCGCCGGCCTGCCGCCCTTCAACGGATTTGCCTCCAAACTCCTGATTTACGAATCCGTCTACCGTTTCAACCCGGTGCTGGCGGTGATCGCCATGGTGGTGAGCATCCTCACCCTGGCCTCCTTCGTAAAGGTGTTCCAGAGCGCCTTCCTGGGGCCGGAGCTGCCCGCCTACCGAAAGGTAGAAGAGGTGCCGGCCGGCATGCGCGTCGGCATGGGCGTTCTGGCGGCGGTGGTGGTGTTCTTCGGCCTGTTCCCGCAGCTGATCGTCAACACCCTGGTCAGCCCGGCGGCGCAGGCCCTGGCCCAGCAGGCGGTCTATATTGCCCAGGTCATGGGGGGAAGGTAA
- a CDS encoding sodium:proton antiporter produces MGIADLPLVAVAAMLAIGVYGLLFERNLIKIAVAMSVVESGVNLFLVSLGYRQGGTAPIYTMAPEGTPMVLPTPQALTLTSIVIGLATTAFLLSLIVVLYRHYGTLDVREIRRLRG; encoded by the coding sequence GTGGGAATCGCTGATCTTCCCCTGGTGGCGGTGGCGGCGATGCTGGCCATCGGCGTCTACGGCCTCCTGTTCGAGCGCAACCTGATCAAGATTGCCGTGGCCATGAGCGTGGTGGAATCCGGGGTGAACCTCTTCCTGGTTTCCCTGGGCTACCGTCAGGGCGGCACCGCCCCCATCTACACCATGGCGCCGGAAGGCACACCCATGGTGCTCCCCACGCCTCAGGCCCTGACCCTGACCTCCATAGTCATCGGCCTGGCCACGACCGCCTTTCTGCTTTCCCTGATCGTGGTCCTGTACCGGCACTACGGCACGCTCGACGTGCGGGAGATAAGGAGGCTGCGCGGATAA
- a CDS encoding sodium:proton antiporter, which yields MSRIVTTVAGALVWFAVVFGIYVVAHGHLTPGGGFQGGAVLASAVALILVAHGREITEKLLLKKKEGLSLFESVGLLGFIGLGFAGLGATFFYNLLAGRGGLFGNPVPPGINPGDLNTAGVLPLMNLTVGLEVLCGLSLVVLFMLWGLEQDFGAGEGGQGGGNR from the coding sequence ATGTCCCGCATCGTCACCACCGTGGCCGGGGCCCTGGTCTGGTTCGCGGTGGTTTTCGGCATCTACGTGGTGGCCCACGGCCACCTCACCCCGGGCGGGGGTTTTCAGGGCGGGGCGGTGCTGGCCTCGGCGGTGGCGCTCATACTGGTGGCCCACGGCCGGGAGATCACGGAGAAGCTCCTGCTCAAGAAGAAGGAGGGCCTCTCCCTCTTTGAGAGCGTGGGCCTTTTGGGCTTCATCGGCCTAGGCTTTGCCGGCCTGGGCGCGACCTTCTTCTACAACCTCCTGGCCGGGCGGGGAGGACTCTTCGGCAATCCTGTGCCTCCCGGGATCAACCCCGGGGACCTCAATACCGCGGGCGTCCTTCCGCTGATGAACCTCACCGTGGGGCTGGAGGTCCTGTGCGGCCTCTCCCTGGTGGTGCTTTTCATGCTCTGGGGCCTGGAGCAGGACTTCGGCGCCGGCGAAGGGGGGCAGGGCGGTGGGAATCGCTGA
- a CDS encoding DUF4040 domain-containing protein, which produces MSVETLAHAVLSVVLIVSAWLAIRLKRLLASVIMLAVLSLVLSLEFYLLKAPDVAIAEAAIGAGLTTAIFVFALKGVREEG; this is translated from the coding sequence GTGAGCGTGGAGACCCTGGCCCACGCGGTGCTGTCGGTAGTGCTGATAGTAAGCGCCTGGCTGGCGATCCGGCTGAAAAGGCTCCTGGCGTCGGTGATCATGCTGGCGGTGTTGAGCCTGGTGCTCTCCCTGGAGTTCTACCTCCTCAAGGCGCCGGACGTGGCCATCGCCGAGGCGGCCATCGGGGCGGGATTGACTACCGCCATATTCGTCTTCGCCCTAAAGGGCGTGAGGGAGGAAGGCTGA
- the mnhG gene encoding monovalent cation/H(+) antiporter subunit G, with amino-acid sequence MLVIGTVFNTLGAVALFRFPDVYTRLHGATKCTTFGSIFTGLAVVAYGVVLWAGTGEAKFATLALHALLAVVALLVTNPNGAHALARAAHRSGVLPQQAVVDRLAQKEEG; translated from the coding sequence ATGCTGGTCATCGGCACGGTCTTCAACACCCTGGGCGCCGTGGCCCTGTTCCGGTTTCCGGACGTGTACACCCGGCTCCACGGGGCTACCAAGTGCACCACCTTCGGCTCCATATTCACCGGGCTGGCGGTGGTGGCTTACGGGGTGGTTCTCTGGGCGGGGACCGGGGAGGCCAAATTCGCCACCCTGGCCCTGCACGCCCTGCTGGCCGTGGTGGCGCTCCTGGTAACCAACCCCAACGGCGCCCACGCCCTGGCCCGGGCCGCCCACCGCAGCGGAGTGCTGCCGCAGCAGGCAGTGGTGGACCGGCTGGCGCAGAAAGAGGAGGGGTGA
- a CDS encoding monovalent cation/H+ antiporter complex subunit F, translating into MSSMFLAVGALLAVLIGVVAVRCFLGPTVPDRVVGLDTVNTLVVAAMLVFGAARNEVVFIDVAVVYALLSFVGTLFIAKYLGKGL; encoded by the coding sequence ATGAGCTCGATGTTTCTGGCCGTCGGCGCGCTGCTGGCGGTGCTGATCGGCGTGGTGGCGGTGCGCTGCTTTCTGGGGCCCACGGTCCCGGACCGGGTGGTGGGGCTGGACACGGTGAACACCCTGGTGGTGGCGGCCATGCTGGTCTTCGGCGCTGCGCGAAACGAAGTGGTGTTCATCGACGTGGCCGTGGTCTACGCCCTGCTCTCCTTCGTGGGCACGCTCTTTATAGCCAAGTACCTGGGGAAAGGGCTTTAG
- a CDS encoding Na+/H+ antiporter subunit E codes for MTYVVTGILAFLAYLYLAAGSGTLLGAWSGAELVAGAITGVAAGIAGGKLLFPAGNFRMLNPRRWILFLLYLFGPFFLGMARANLDVAWRVITGRIRPGIVRIEPGLKSDLAVTLLANSITLTPGTLTVEADDKGALYIHWIYVQDETPSVEQVCGSFASWARRIAE; via the coding sequence TTGACGTACGTCGTGACCGGGATCTTGGCCTTTCTGGCCTATCTGTACCTGGCCGCCGGCAGCGGCACCCTGCTGGGCGCCTGGAGCGGCGCCGAGCTGGTTGCCGGGGCGATCACCGGGGTGGCGGCCGGTATCGCGGGGGGAAAGCTGCTCTTCCCCGCCGGGAACTTCCGTATGCTCAACCCCCGGCGGTGGATCCTCTTCCTGCTCTACCTGTTCGGTCCTTTCTTCTTGGGCATGGCCAGGGCCAACCTGGACGTGGCCTGGCGGGTGATCACCGGCCGCATCCGGCCGGGCATAGTCAGGATCGAGCCCGGGCTTAAGAGCGATCTGGCCGTGACCCTCCTGGCCAACTCCATCACCCTTACCCCGGGCACGCTTACCGTCGAAGCCGACGATAAGGGCGCGCTGTACATTCACTGGATCTACGTGCAGGACGAAACCCCGTCCGTCGAGCAGGTGTGCGGGTCTTTCGCCTCCTGGGCGAGGAGGATCGCGGAATGA
- a CDS encoding MBL fold metallo-hydrolase — protein sequence MAANMICPGVWRVAGPEVTDEQDCCVYLVDGGGELVLIDAGLGPSVPQILDNIAALGFDPGQVRYLVATHGHIDHIGGLAGLKAATGGTVCAHQGDLRSIQEGLPELTAASYYGVSYQPVGVDLVFSQAHETLTAGLRTLTVLHAPGHTPGSIVLYGDFDGTRVLFAQDLHGPFDPAWGSNLSQWRHTARMLLELEADILCEGHFGVFRPREKAQAYIERWLEAYRDL from the coding sequence GTGGCTGCAAACATGATCTGCCCCGGGGTGTGGCGGGTAGCCGGCCCGGAGGTTACCGACGAGCAGGACTGCTGCGTGTACCTGGTAGACGGCGGGGGGGAGCTGGTGCTGATCGATGCCGGCCTGGGGCCGAGCGTCCCGCAAATCCTGGACAACATCGCCGCCCTGGGGTTTGACCCCGGCCAGGTGCGCTACCTTGTGGCTACCCACGGACACATCGACCACATCGGCGGCCTGGCCGGCCTGAAGGCCGCCACCGGCGGCACGGTGTGCGCCCACCAGGGGGACCTGCGCTCCATACAGGAGGGGCTGCCGGAGCTTACCGCCGCTTCTTATTACGGCGTGTCCTACCAACCCGTCGGCGTGGACCTGGTTTTCTCCCAGGCCCACGAAACCCTGACCGCGGGGCTGCGCACCCTGACCGTGCTGCACGCTCCCGGGCATACCCCGGGGAGTATCGTGCTCTACGGCGACTTCGACGGCACCCGGGTGCTGTTCGCCCAGGATCTCCACGGGCCCTTCGACCCCGCCTGGGGCTCGAACCTTTCCCAGTGGCGGCACACGGCGCGGATGCTCCTGGAGCTGGAGGCGGACATCCTCTGCGAGGGGCACTTCGGCGTATTCCGCCCCCGGGAAAAGGCGCAGGCCTACATTGAGAGGTGGCTGGAGGCCTACCGGGATTTGTAG
- a CDS encoding DUF1287 domain-containing protein — translation MCKPNRHLGAVLLVLALLGLVAGFRFYLGARLPADWAAELQRAAPWVPEVQVEKVVLDHDQDGDGIPDLDDTVQGAREYVRTRPRYRDGYYAGGYPPPGEGVCTDVIWQSLRAAGYDLKAMVDADIRAHPDLYPRVGGKPDPNIDFRRVANLVVFFERHAASLTTEVRPGDPENLKQWQAGDIVVFGPPLAHIAVVSDRRRPDGVPYLLHNAGPCAAETDALLSWPTPITHHFRFPDPKKLPAQQDHP, via the coding sequence ATGTGCAAACCGAACCGACATCTCGGCGCAGTTCTGTTAGTCTTAGCCCTGCTCGGCCTGGTGGCCGGGTTTCGTTTCTATTTGGGAGCGCGCCTTCCGGCCGACTGGGCGGCGGAACTGCAGAGGGCTGCGCCCTGGGTGCCGGAAGTGCAGGTGGAAAAGGTGGTCCTCGACCACGACCAGGACGGCGACGGCATCCCGGACCTGGACGACACGGTGCAAGGCGCCAGGGAGTACGTCCGCACCCGTCCGCGGTACCGCGACGGCTACTACGCCGGCGGCTACCCGCCTCCCGGCGAAGGCGTGTGCACGGACGTTATCTGGCAGTCCCTCCGGGCTGCCGGCTACGACCTCAAGGCCATGGTGGACGCCGACATCCGCGCCCACCCCGATTTGTACCCCCGGGTGGGGGGCAAGCCCGACCCCAACATCGATTTTCGGCGGGTGGCCAACCTGGTGGTCTTCTTTGAACGCCACGCCGCCTCCCTGACCACCGAGGTTCGACCGGGTGACCCCGAAAACCTGAAGCAGTGGCAGGCCGGGGACATCGTAGTCTTCGGCCCGCCGCTGGCGCACATCGCCGTGGTGTCCGACCGCCGCCGTCCGGACGGCGTACCTTACCTCCTCCACAACGCCGGTCCCTGCGCCGCCGAAACCGACGCGCTGCTCTCCTGGCCCACCCCCATTACCCACCACTTCCGCTTTCCCGACCCCAAGAAACTCCCCGCGCAGCAGGACCACCCGTAG
- a CDS encoding geranylgeranyl reductase family protein: MDDPEMWDAAVVGGGPAGAAAAWYLAREGREVVVLEKAALPRYKACGGGVTRKAWSLLPGEPTEVVEDEMLKIVFCFGRAEPVEVRAGRPVARLVMRDRFDQWLLQQAQAAGARIISRFRVERLIPGAAGVTLLGGGGRQLSARVVVAADGAFSRTARALGIHLPLHRGVALEAELPLEEKEISAYRGRVYIDYGAVEQGYAWIFPKARHLSVGVGSFGVRGGRLPAALDAFLRSRKMERVPRAPARAHPLPILLRAPQAWHGTWGLAAGDAAGLVNPLTGEGIYYALQSGLWAAEAVIEHLKGRAGALEGYSRRLRARMWPDFAAARRLALLVYLSPGWAHAWLKRHPEVASVLMGVVSGEITYRELLRRVARRVPDLASRLKPGA, translated from the coding sequence TTGGACGATCCGGAAATGTGGGACGCAGCGGTGGTGGGAGGCGGGCCGGCGGGGGCGGCGGCCGCCTGGTACCTGGCCCGGGAAGGCAGGGAGGTGGTGGTGCTGGAGAAGGCCGCCCTGCCGCGCTACAAGGCCTGCGGGGGCGGGGTGACGCGCAAGGCCTGGTCCCTCCTGCCCGGCGAGCCGACCGAGGTGGTGGAGGACGAGATGCTGAAAATAGTCTTCTGCTTCGGCCGGGCCGAGCCGGTGGAGGTGCGTGCGGGAAGGCCGGTGGCCCGCCTGGTCATGCGCGACCGGTTCGACCAGTGGCTGCTGCAGCAGGCGCAGGCGGCAGGAGCCCGTATAATTTCCCGCTTTCGGGTCGAGAGGCTGATCCCGGGCGCGGCGGGAGTCACCCTCCTGGGCGGCGGCGGCCGGCAGCTGTCGGCCCGGGTGGTCGTGGCCGCCGACGGCGCTTTCAGCCGGACCGCGCGGGCGCTGGGCATCCACCTGCCCCTGCACCGGGGGGTGGCGCTGGAGGCCGAGCTGCCGCTAGAGGAAAAAGAAATCTCCGCCTATCGCGGCCGAGTATACATAGACTACGGAGCCGTGGAGCAAGGCTACGCCTGGATCTTCCCCAAGGCGCGGCATCTCTCTGTGGGAGTGGGGTCGTTCGGGGTTCGGGGCGGGCGGCTGCCGGCCGCGCTCGATGCCTTCCTGCGCTCCCGGAAGATGGAGCGGGTGCCGCGCGCCCCGGCGCGGGCGCACCCCCTGCCGATACTGCTGCGGGCGCCGCAGGCCTGGCACGGCACCTGGGGTCTCGCCGCCGGGGACGCCGCCGGCCTGGTGAATCCCCTTACCGGGGAGGGCATCTACTACGCCCTGCAGAGCGGGCTGTGGGCGGCGGAAGCGGTCATCGAGCACCTAAAGGGCCGGGCCGGAGCCCTGGAGGGATACAGCCGGCGCCTGCGCGCCCGGATGTGGCCGGACTTTGCCGCCGCCCGGCGCCTGGCCCTGCTGGTATACCTGTCGCCGGGCTGGGCCCACGCCTGGCTGAAAAGGCACCCGGAGGTGGCTTCCGTACTCATGGGGGTGGTATCCGGAGAGATCACCTACCGGGAGCTCCTGCGCCGCGTGGCCCGGCGGGTTCCCGACCTGGCCTCGCGGCTGAAGCCGGGAGCCTGA
- a CDS encoding 4Fe-4S dicluster domain-containing protein: MADYKQNDAGILCGPQIVGAKVRELLQGKYEVIPKTKEHIKVDRNKCIGIGCQICYIICPTGSYEMEEGKAVWKHGMALCGECGACRYVCPVDAIDWSYPEAGTGIVLKYS, encoded by the coding sequence ATGGCAGACTACAAGCAGAACGATGCCGGTATCCTTTGCGGGCCGCAGATCGTGGGGGCGAAGGTGCGCGAGCTTCTCCAAGGCAAGTACGAGGTCATTCCCAAGACCAAAGAGCATATCAAGGTCGACCGGAACAAGTGCATCGGTATCGGCTGCCAGATCTGCTACATCATCTGTCCCACGGGCTCTTACGAGATGGAAGAGGGCAAGGCGGTATGGAAGCACGGTATGGCGCTCTGTGGGGAGTGCGGTGCCTGCCGTTATGTATGTCCCGTGGACGCCATCGACTGGTCTTACCCGGAGGCGGGAACCGGCATAGTGCTGAAGTACTCCTAA